In Colletotrichum higginsianum IMI 349063 chromosome 3, whole genome shotgun sequence, a genomic segment contains:
- a CDS encoding Nucleosome assembly protein codes for MAEPIRNKRLDPATAPTPQNTPLQNAPISSHAQQPGVASIKEEDFDRAAAASIFAQNPKLVQMIQGRLGSLVGRSSGYVESLPPQVRRRVAGLKGIQKEHSKLEAEFQEEVLQLEKKYFAKFTPLYEKRAKIVNGGSEPSEEEIKAGEEEDEEEDEIEEAEKDEKADKPAESSEPVSGIPEFWLSAMKNQISLAEMITDRDEAALKHLVDIRMEYLDKPGFRLIFEFAENEFFTNKTITKTYFYQNESGYGGDFIYDHAEGDKIEWKEGKDLTVRVESKKQRNKNTKQTRIVKKTVPTESFFNFFSPPQAPTDEDDDAASDIEERLELDYQLGEDIKEKLIPRAIDWFTGEALAFEELDDDDLEGDYDDEDDEDEDDLSEGGDDDEESEDDDDTGKPKQEAAECKQS; via the exons TACGCCGCAGAACACCCCTCTTCAGAATGCGCCCATCTCGTCGCATGCCCAGCAGCCTGGCGTTGCCAGCATTAAGGAGG AGGACTTCGatcgcgccgccgccgcttccaTTTTCGCCCAGAACCCTAAACTCGTTCAGATGATTCAGGGAAGACTCGGTTCTCTCGTCGGCCGATCCTCCGGTTACGTCGAATCGTTGCCCCCTCAGGTGCGCCGTCGTGTTGCCGGCCTGAAGGGTATCCAGAAGGAGCACtccaagctcgaggccgagttTCAGGAGGAGGTTCTCCAGCTTGAGAAGAAGTACTTCGCCAAATTCACCCCTCTCTACGAGAAGCGTGCCAAGATTGTTAATGGAGGCTCTGAGCCttccgaggaggagatcaaggccggcgaggaggaagatgaagaggaagacgagattgaggaggctgagaaggacgagaaggccgatAAGCCCGCCGAGTCGTCTGAGCCTGTCTCTGGTATCCCTGAGTTCTGGCTGTCCGCCATGAAGAACCAGATCTCCCTTGCCGAGATGATTACCGaccgcgacgaggccgcACTCAAGCACCTTGTCGATATTCGCATGGAATATCTCGATAAGCCTGGTTTCCGCCTCATCTTTGAGTTCGCCGAGAACGAGTTCTTCACCAACAAGACCATCACCAAGACCTACTTCTACCAGAACGAGAGCGGTTATGGCGGCGACTTCATCTACGACCACGCCGAGGGTGACAAGATTGAGTggaaggagggcaaggatctCACGGTCAGAGTTGAGAGCAAGAAGCAGAGAAACAAGA ACACCAAGCAGACCCGTATCGTCAAAAAGACGGTACCCACTGAGTCTTTCTTCAACTTCTTTTCCCCGCCTCAAGCCCCTAccgatgaggacgatgacgctGCCTCCGACATTGAGGAGCGTCTCGAGCTCGACTACCAGCTTGGCGAGGACATCAAAGAAAAGCTTATTCCGCGTGCGATCGACTGGTTCACTGGCGAGGCATTGGCCTTTGAGGAgctggatgacgacgacctggagggtgactacgacgacgaggacgacgaggacgaggatgatcTCAGCGagggcggtgatgatgacgaggaaTCTGAGGACGAT GATGACACCGGCAAACCCAAgcaggaggcggccgagtgCAAGCAGAGTTGA